In Sandaracinaceae bacterium, the following proteins share a genomic window:
- a CDS encoding putative metal-binding motif-containing protein, giving the protein MRTALPLALCLASCLAGCGASTEPVESPPQALPSAGEPRLADGVVAMENTCAEGAPEVCDALDSDCDGQIDEGCEGVSEGAVHVAVAWSGDADLDLVIEGPSTSGETEDARGACAEPAHRLERRVMDHAVAGEYVVRLRRADACGGEDPVTASVSVSAAGRLLGAFNRSLAPDTSDGEAVEVVRFSIE; this is encoded by the coding sequence ATGCGAACCGCCCTCCCCCTCGCGCTCTGTCTGGCGTCCTGCCTGGCCGGCTGCGGCGCCTCCACCGAGCCGGTCGAGAGCCCCCCGCAGGCGCTGCCCAGCGCTGGCGAGCCGCGCCTCGCGGACGGCGTGGTGGCGATGGAGAACACCTGCGCCGAGGGGGCGCCCGAGGTCTGCGACGCGCTCGACTCCGACTGCGACGGCCAGATCGACGAGGGCTGCGAGGGCGTCTCCGAGGGCGCGGTCCACGTGGCCGTCGCGTGGAGCGGCGACGCGGATCTCGACCTGGTGATCGAGGGCCCCTCCACGAGCGGTGAGACCGAGGACGCGCGCGGCGCCTGCGCCGAGCCCGCCCATCGGCTCGAGCGGCGCGTGATGGACCACGCGGTGGCGGGCGAGTACGTCGTCCGGCTGCGCCGGGCCGACGCCTGCGGCGGCGAGGATCCGGTGACGGCGAGCGTGAGCGTCTCCGCGGCCGGGCGCCTGCTCGGCGCGTTCAACCGATCCCTGGCGCCTGACACCTCGGACGGTGAGGCGGTCGAGGTCGTGCGGTTCTCGATCGAGTAG
- a CDS encoding tetratricopeptide repeat protein: protein MRLPALTLCLLLGSVGAASAQDVSAQDASAQDAAAQDAAARDVGGEASVTPEAAAGLTHQPDRESEARRHFFDGRNAWDAERYADALELWNRAYALSPRPVLLINIANAWLRLDHPVEAASAYRRFLTVAPHDAPERPEVETWVTALEGAAAPDLTVAAPPAPQFDPLAGRFWTWVTLGASAVTGALATGFYFDAESRFGAMAGGCGTTYAGCLQADIDAIDRGVVASQVLLGVALSALVTSVVLYFIEAP from the coding sequence ATGCGTCTGCCGGCCCTCACCCTCTGTCTCCTGCTCGGCTCCGTCGGAGCCGCCTCGGCCCAGGACGTCTCGGCGCAGGACGCTTCGGCGCAGGACGCTGCGGCGCAGGACGCTGCGGCCAGGGACGTGGGCGGCGAGGCGTCGGTCACGCCCGAGGCGGCGGCGGGGCTCACCCACCAGCCGGACCGCGAGTCCGAGGCGCGCCGACACTTCTTCGACGGCCGCAACGCGTGGGACGCCGAGCGCTACGCCGACGCGCTGGAGCTGTGGAACCGCGCGTACGCGCTCTCGCCGCGCCCGGTGCTGCTCATCAACATCGCCAACGCGTGGCTCCGCCTGGACCACCCGGTCGAGGCCGCGAGCGCCTATCGACGCTTCCTCACCGTCGCGCCGCACGACGCGCCCGAGCGCCCCGAGGTCGAGACCTGGGTCACGGCGCTCGAGGGGGCCGCGGCGCCCGACCTGACGGTGGCCGCGCCGCCCGCGCCGCAGTTCGATCCGCTCGCCGGGCGCTTCTGGACGTGGGTGACGCTCGGCGCTTCGGCGGTGACCGGGGCGCTCGCGACCGGTTTCTACTTCGACGCGGAGAGCCGCTTCGGCGCGATGGCCGGGGGCTGCGGCACGACGTACGCGGGCTGCCTGCAGGCGGACATCGACGCGATCGACCGCGGCGTGGTCGCCAGCCAGGTGCTGCTCGGCGTGGCGCTCAGCGCGCTGGTGACCTCGGTGGTGCTCTACTTCATCGAGGCGCCGTGA